One genomic window of Salmo salar chromosome ssa12, Ssal_v3.1, whole genome shotgun sequence includes the following:
- the LOC106565375 gene encoding paxillin isoform X2 — protein sequence MDDLDALLADLESTTSHISKRPVFLPDETPYSFPTGGPASPPVPQPPSAEALNGTALDPLESTRSSTQSYSSSSPPLPQSEDDHVYSFPNKQKSAEAAMSSFLGSNLSELDRLLLELNAVQHNTPSFPTEEETAPPLPSSSTTHYVQENGISGAGKVPPPTMEKPKRSVATRVIEDVRPSVESLLDELESSVPSPIPTPLVEFTEGEEETPSQLQARISASSATRELDELMASLSDFKVQSNILAQGKSLPAAPPKQANKLDNMLGSLQSDLHKLGVQTVAKGVCGACNKPIVGQVVTAMGRTWHPEHFVCTHCQEEIGSRNFFERDGAPYCEKDYHNLFSPRCHYCNGPILDKVVTALDRNWHPEHFFCAQCGAFFGPEGFHEKDGKAYCRKDYFDMFAPKCGGCARAILENYISALNSLWHPECFVCRECFTPFVNGSFFEHEGQPYCEGHYHERRGSLCSGCQKPITGRCITAMAKKFHPEHFVCAFCLKQLNKGTFKEQNDKPYCQGCFIKLFS from the exons ATGCTTTGCTGGCGGACTTGGAGTCGACAACCTCCCACATCTCCAAGCGGCCGGTGTTTCTGCCGGACGAGACGCCCTACTCTTTCCCCACGGGAGGACCGGCCTCGCCCCCTGTACCCCAACCTCCCTCTGCTGAGGCCCTGAACGGAACCGCGCTCGACCCCCTAGAATCCACCCGCTCATCCACACAG TCCTACAGCAGTAGCTCCCCCCCCTTACCCCAAAGTGAAGACGACCACGTCTACAG CTTCCCCAACAAGCAAAAGAGTGCAGAGGCTGCCATGAGTTCCTTCCTGGGCAGCAACTTGTCGGAGTTGGACCGGCTGCTTCTGGAGCTCAACGCTGTGCAACACAACACGCCCTCCTTCCCGACTGAGG AGGAGACAGCCCCGCCCCTCCCCTCTAGCAGCACCACCCACTATGTGCAGGAGAACGGGATTTCGGGGGCCGGCAAGGTGCCTCCCCCCACCATGGAGAAGCCCAAGCGCAGCGTGGCCACCAGGGTCATTGAAGACGTGCGCCCCAGCGTTGAGAGCCTTCTGGACGAGCTAGAAAGTTCTGTACCCTCCCCCAT CCCCACCCCCTTGGTGGAGTttacagagggggaggaggagacgcCCTCCCAGCTGCAGGCCAGAATCTCTGCCTCCTCCGCCACACGGGAGCTCGACGAGCTCATGGCCTCGCTGTCCGACTTCAAAGTCCAGAGCAAT ATCCTGGCCCAGGGGAAGAGCTTGCCCGCGGCTCCCCCCAAACAGGCCAACAAGCTGGACAACATGCTGGGCAGCCTCCAGTCAGACCTCCATAAACTGGGCGTCCAGACCGTGGCCAAGGGAGTGTGTGGGGCCTGCAACAAGCCCATAGTTGGACAG GTGGTGACCGCTATGGGGCGCACGTGGCACCCGGAGCACTTTGTGTGTACCCACTGTCAGGAGGAGATCGGTTCCAGGAACTTCTTTGAGCGGGACGGAGCGCCCTACTGTGAGAAGGACTACCACAACCTGTTCTCCCCACGCTGCCACTACTGTAACGGACCGATCCTGGAC AAAGTGGTGACGGCACTGGACAGGAACTGGCATCCAGAACACTTCTTCTGTGCTCAGTGTGGAGCTTTCTTTGGTCCAGAGG GCTTCCATGAGAAGGATGGGAAAGCGTACTGTCGGAAGGACTACTTTGACATGTTTGCGCCCAAATGTGGAGGCTGTGCCCGCGCCATTCTGGAGAACTACATATCAGCCCTAAACTCCCTCTGGCACCCTGAGTGCTTCGTCTGCAGA GAGTGCTTCACCCCCTTTGTAAATGGGAGCTTCTTTGAGCACGAGGGCCAGCCCTACTGCGAGGGCCACTACCACGAGCGCCGCGGCTCCCTCTGCTCGGGCTGTCAGAAGCCCATCACGGGCCGCTGCATCACAGCCATGGCCAAGAAGTTCCACCCCGAGCACTTTGTCTGTGCCTTCTGCCTCAAGCAGCTCAATAAGGGCACCTTCAAGGAGCAGAATGACAAGCCATACTGCCAGGGCTGCTTCATCAAGCTCTTCAGCTAG
- the LOC106565375 gene encoding paxillin isoform X1, with product MSSFLGSNLSELDRLLLELNAVQHNTPSFPTEEETAPPLPSSSTTHYVQENGISGAGKVPPPTMEKPKRSVATRVIEDVRPSVESLLDELESSVPSPIPTPLVEFTEGEEETPSQLQARISASSATRELDELMASLSDFKVQSNILAQGKSLPAAPPKQANKLDNMLGSLQSDLHKLGVQTVAKGVCGACNKPIVGQVVTAMGRTWHPEHFVCTHCQEEIGSRNFFERDGAPYCEKDYHNLFSPRCHYCNGPILDKVVTALDRNWHPEHFFCAQCGAFFGPEGFHEKDGKAYCRKDYFDMFAPKCGGCARAILENYISALNSLWHPECFVCRECFTPFVNGSFFEHEGQPYCEGHYHERRGSLCSGCQKPITGRCITAMAKKFHPEHFVCAFCLKQLNKGTFKEQNDKPYCQGCFIKLFS from the exons ATGAGTTCCTTCCTGGGCAGCAACTTGTCGGAGTTGGACCGGCTGCTTCTGGAGCTCAACGCTGTGCAACACAACACGCCCTCCTTCCCGACTGAGG AGGAGACAGCCCCGCCCCTCCCCTCTAGCAGCACCACCCACTATGTGCAGGAGAACGGGATTTCGGGGGCCGGCAAGGTGCCTCCCCCCACCATGGAGAAGCCCAAGCGCAGCGTGGCCACCAGGGTCATTGAAGACGTGCGCCCCAGCGTTGAGAGCCTTCTGGACGAGCTAGAAAGTTCTGTACCCTCCCCCAT CCCCACCCCCTTGGTGGAGTttacagagggggaggaggagacgcCCTCCCAGCTGCAGGCCAGAATCTCTGCCTCCTCCGCCACACGGGAGCTCGACGAGCTCATGGCCTCGCTGTCCGACTTCAAAGTCCAGAGCAAT ATCCTGGCCCAGGGGAAGAGCTTGCCCGCGGCTCCCCCCAAACAGGCCAACAAGCTGGACAACATGCTGGGCAGCCTCCAGTCAGACCTCCATAAACTGGGCGTCCAGACCGTGGCCAAGGGAGTGTGTGGGGCCTGCAACAAGCCCATAGTTGGACAG GTGGTGACCGCTATGGGGCGCACGTGGCACCCGGAGCACTTTGTGTGTACCCACTGTCAGGAGGAGATCGGTTCCAGGAACTTCTTTGAGCGGGACGGAGCGCCCTACTGTGAGAAGGACTACCACAACCTGTTCTCCCCACGCTGCCACTACTGTAACGGACCGATCCTGGAC AAAGTGGTGACGGCACTGGACAGGAACTGGCATCCAGAACACTTCTTCTGTGCTCAGTGTGGAGCTTTCTTTGGTCCAGAGG GCTTCCATGAGAAGGATGGGAAAGCGTACTGTCGGAAGGACTACTTTGACATGTTTGCGCCCAAATGTGGAGGCTGTGCCCGCGCCATTCTGGAGAACTACATATCAGCCCTAAACTCCCTCTGGCACCCTGAGTGCTTCGTCTGCAGA GAGTGCTTCACCCCCTTTGTAAATGGGAGCTTCTTTGAGCACGAGGGCCAGCCCTACTGCGAGGGCCACTACCACGAGCGCCGCGGCTCCCTCTGCTCGGGCTGTCAGAAGCCCATCACGGGCCGCTGCATCACAGCCATGGCCAAGAAGTTCCACCCCGAGCACTTTGTCTGTGCCTTCTGCCTCAAGCAGCTCAATAAGGGCACCTTCAAGGAGCAGAATGACAAGCCATACTGCCAGGGCTGCTTCATCAAGCTCTTCAGCTAG